One genomic region from Streptomyces sp. Li-HN-5-11 encodes:
- a CDS encoding NUDIX hydrolase, with product MTTADTPDFATYIAGLPRVLSCAAALLRDQEGRVLLVEPNYREGWALPGGTIESDDGETPRQGARRETLEEIGLDRPLGRLLAVDWVHGTGRPPLVAYLYDGGLLTEDDLKAIRLQEEELLSWRLVPRDELTAHLPGALGRRVLAALDVLAEGAGTAELENGHRAA from the coding sequence ATGACCACTGCGGACACCCCCGACTTCGCCACGTACATCGCCGGCCTCCCCCGCGTCCTCTCCTGTGCCGCCGCACTCCTGCGCGACCAGGAGGGGCGGGTGCTGCTCGTCGAGCCCAACTACCGCGAGGGCTGGGCGCTTCCGGGCGGGACGATCGAGTCCGACGACGGCGAGACCCCACGCCAGGGCGCGCGGCGCGAGACGCTGGAGGAGATCGGCCTCGACCGGCCGCTCGGCCGTCTGCTCGCGGTGGACTGGGTGCACGGCACCGGACGCCCGCCGCTGGTGGCGTACCTCTACGACGGCGGCCTCCTCACCGAGGACGATCTCAAGGCGATCCGGCTCCAGGAGGAGGAACTGCTCTCGTGGCGGCTGGTCCCCCGCGACGAGCTCACCGCCCACCTGCCGGGCGCCCTCGGCCGCCGCGTCCTGGCCGCCCTCGACGTACTCGCCGAGGGCGCGGGCACGGCGGAACTGGAAAACGGCCACCGCGCCGCCTGA